The nucleotide window CGTTCGCCTCGTCAACGAGGTTGGGCGTGCGGACGATGAACTTGGCGAGGCCTGCGGGTCCGCCGGCCGCCGCGAGCGCTTTCTTCGTAGCCGCATCCACCGCGTACTGGATCGCCTTGGCGATGACGGCCGAGCCCACCGGGATCGACAGCTTGCCTTCCTTCACCGCGCCAGGGGCGGCGCTCACCGCGTACTCGGTGACGGCTTTGGCCATCGGCTCCATGCGCTTCTGCGTGAGGAACAGCGCGGCCCAGGGATAAATTTTCGTCACTGCCTGGATGAGGAAGCCGCCGAGGACCGGCACGATGACGGCGGTGAAGAGGTTGGCGGCGGCGATAAGCCAATCGCCATACGGAAGAATGACGGCTGCAGCCGGCACGGTCGTGACGACTTCGGGAGCATGGACGGCAGAGACAGCACAGGCGAGCGCCAGCGCCGCGAGAATGATGCGGGTCATGTCAATACTCATTATGGAGGAGTTGCGCGGCGACCGACCGGGACGGTTATAGTCTATGCTTCGAACTATGACGCGGGAGCCTGCAATGGCCTTATCGTGGTTCAGTAGAGGGCATGATGCTGCAATATTGAGCATTGCCAGCCTTGACGGGAATGCTGTCTTTAAGGCGAGAGTTTATTCCGTCGGTAATTTTGGTCACGGATATACAATCACAAAGATCGGATCGGCCGAGCCGGTTGAAGTCGGTTTGAGTACGTTCGATCTTGAGCAGACCAAGAATGAGTGCGAATTGATCTTGGAGGCTCTGAGCACCGGCGATCCTCGTTCAACCGAACCATGGGCGGGAGAGCCGCGACACTAGCCACGAGAACCCCATGACGGCCTCGCCACGACAGTCGGCTCCGGCAGCGGATTGTCACGAACCACCGGTTTGGTGAGATCGGTCGCGGGCGGATTGTCGTTTGTGATAGGCGGCACGGGCGCGGTGGTGATGGGTGGCGTGGGGATGAATGGTGCGATGCCGCCAGGCACATGGCCCGTAGCCCGCAGCGCCGCCTGGAAGTCGCGGAAGTAGCCGGCGATGGTCGACGCTTTGTCCATGCCGTTGATAATGGCGCGGGCCGCGACCGGGACGCTCTTCGTCGGGCCGAAATGGTCGGACAGCTTGCAGCCGGTGAACCAGCCTTCCTGCATACCGATGAACATGATCGCCGCGGCAATGTCCGGCACCATGGCGCTGTCGGGCGTCTGAGTGAGGTCTTGGTCGCGGGTGAGGTGAGCCTCGGTTCTGAAGCTCTCCGGTTGCGCGGCGATAGTTCGAACGGCCCGTGAGCTGGACATAGCCGCGACCCGCGAACTTGGCGCCGTCGCCCGGCACGGTGTTGCCCAGCGACTTCGCGACCGCCGGCCGGTTCCCCTGCGGGGCGTACAACTTCGTGAAGTATGCCGTGCCGCCGTACTCCTTGATCGGGAGCATGGTCCTCGCGGTCTCATGCAGCACGGTCGCCAGACAGTAGGCCAGCGCGTCGCTACCGAGGTCGGGCGGACAGGCGTCGAGGATGGCCTCCATTCCGGAAACTTGCCCCTACGTCAGGGCGCCTCCGAACACGGATTTGCGCGCGCTGGCGAAGAACGCCGCGCGATCCAGGCTGGCTGCCATGGGTGTCTTCTCTCGATTATGGGGAGTTGCGCGGCGACCGGCCGGGACGGGAATGGTAAGCCGTCCGGATGGATCAGCTTCTACGACTGACGATTATCTTGAGCCGGTGGACACGGCGGCGTTGGACGCGGACGGAAGCTGCCGTCGCCCTCGCTGTGATTGCCCTCGCTCTGGTCTTCGGCCTCATCGAATGGGCCGGCTACTGGCCCGAGGCCCTGACGGCCACGAAGGTTCGGCGGGCACCGATGCGGTTCTAGTAAGTGAGCGGCGAAGTCCTGCTGTCAGCCCGTGAGGGTCCG belongs to Methylobacterium sp. 77 and includes:
- a CDS encoding phage tail protein — protein: MSRWTRRRWTRTEAAVALAVIALALVFGLIEWAGYWPEALTATKVRRAPMRF